One part of the Ziziphus jujuba cultivar Dongzao chromosome 2, ASM3175591v1 genome encodes these proteins:
- the LOC107410957 gene encoding senescence-specific cysteine protease SAG39-like encodes MAMTLGRSSIFIALVVLGVWASQAKCRTLNEVSMSERHEQWMARYGRTYENNAEKERRFKIFKDNVEFIENFNNAGNRPYKLSVNEYADQTNEEFRASRNGYKRSSNSKSSQTSFRYEDVSAVPSSIDWRKKGAVTPIKDQGQCGCCWAFSAVAATEGITQLKTGKLISLSEQELVDCDTSGEDQGCEGGLMDDAFEFIIQNKGLATEANYPYKGVDGTCNTNKEASHAAKITGHEDVPANSEKALLKAVANQPVSVAIDASGSAFQFYSSGVFTGECGTALDHGVTAVGYGEADDGTKYWLVKNSWGTSWGENGYIRMQRDVDANEGLCGIAMEASYPTA; translated from the exons ATGGCTATGACACTGGGAAGGTCCTCAATTTTTATAGCACTTGTAGTTTTAGGAGTGTGGGCTTCTCAAGCCAAGTGCCGCACATTGAATGAAGTTTCCATGTCAGAGAGACATGAGCAGTGGATGGCTCGCTATGGGCGCACGTACGAGAACAATGCTGAGAAGGAAAGGCGTTTTAAGATATTCAAGGACAATGTGGAGTTCATTGAGAATTTTAACAATGCTGGCAATCGGCCTTACAAGCTAAGTGTCAATGAATATGCAGACCAAACCAATGAAGAATTCCGAGCCTCTCGCAATGGATACAAAAgatcctccaattccaagtcaTCTCAAACATCGTTTAGATACGAGGATGTGAGTGCAGTTCCATCCAGCATAGATTGGAGGAAGAAAGGAGCTGTCACCCCCATCAAGGACCAGGGTCAATGTG GATGTTGCTGGGCATTTTCCGCAGTGGCAGCCACAGAAGGAATTACACAGCTGAAAACTGGGAAATTGATATCTCTTTCTGAGCAAGAATTAGTGGACTGCGACACCAGCGGTGAAGATCAAGGTTGCGAGGGGGGTCTCATGGACGACGCTTTTGAGTTTATCATTCAAAACAAAGGACTTGCCACAGAAGCAAACTATCCTTACAAAGGAGTTGATGGTACTTGTAACACCAATAAAGAGGCTTCCCATGCCGCCAAAATCACCGGCCATGAAGATGTTCCTGCAAATAGCGAGAAGGCATTGTTAAAGGCGGTGGCTAATCAACCAGTCTCGGTTGCAATCGATGCCAGTGGATCGGCCTTCCAGTTCTACTCGAGCGGGGTATTCACTGGAGAATGTGGAACAGCTCTGGATCATGGTGTGACAGCCGTTGGATATGGGGAGGCAGATGATGGAACGAAGTATTGGTTGGTGAAGAATTCATGGGGCACTTCATGGGGTGAGAATGGATACATTAGGATGCAGAGAGATGTTGATGCTAATGAAGGTCTTTGTGGCATTGCCATGGAAGCTTCCTATCCAACTGCTTAA
- the LOC132799080 gene encoding senescence-specific cysteine protease SAG39-like yields the protein MAMTLGRSSIFIALVVLGVWASQAKCRTLNEVSMSERHEQWMARYGRTYENNAERERRFKIFKDNVEFIENFNNAGNRPYKLSVNEYADQTNEEFRASRNGYKRSSNSKSSQTSFRYEDVSAVPSSIDWRKKGAVTPIKDQGQCGCCWAFSAVAATEGITQLKTGKLISLSEQELVDCDTNGEDQGCEGGLMDDAFEFIIQNKGLATEANYPYKGVDGTCNTNKEASHAAKITGHEDVPANSEKALLKAVANQPVSVAIDASGSAFQFYSSGVFTGECGTALDHGVTAVGYGKADDGTKYWLVKNSWGTSWGENGYIRMQRDVDANEGLCGIAMEASYPTA from the exons ATGGCTATGACACTGGGAAGGTCCTCAATTTTTATAGCACTTGTAGTTTTAGGAGTGTGGGCTTCTCAAGCCAAGTGCCGCACATTGAATGAAGTTTCCATGTCAGAGAGACATGAGCAGTGGATGGCTCGCTATGGGCGCACGTACGAGAACAATGCTGAGAGGGAAAGGCGTTTTAAGATATTCAAGGACAATGTGGAGTTCATTGAGAATTTTAACAATGCTGGCAATCGGCCTTACAAGCTAAGTGTCAATGAATATGCAGACCAAACCAATGAAGAATTCCGAGCCTCTCGCAATGGATACAAAAgatcctccaattccaagtcaTCTCAAACATCGTTTAGATACGAGGATGTGAGTGCAGTTCCATCCAGCATAGATTGGAGGAAGAAAGGAGCTGTCACCCCCATCAAGGACCAGGGTCAATGTG GATGTTGCTGGGCATTTTCCGCAGTGGCAGCCACAGAAGGAATTACACAGCTGAAAACTGGGAAATTGATATCTCTTTCTGAGCAAGAATTAGTGGACTGCGACACCAACGGTGAAGATCAAGGTTGCGAGGGGGGTCTCATGGACGACGCTTTTGAGTTTATCATTCAAAACAAAGGACTTGCCACAGAAGCAAACTATCCTTACAAAGGAGTTGATGGTACTTGTAACACCAATAAAGAGGCTTCCCATGCCGCCAAAATCACCGGCCATGAAGATGTTCCTGCAAATAGCGAGAAGGCATTGTTAAAGGCGGTGGCTAATCAACCAGTCTCGGTTGCAATCGATGCCAGTGGATCGGCCTTCCAGTTCTACTCGAGCGGGGTATTCACTGGAGAATGTGGAACAGCTCTGGATCATGGTGTGACAGCCGTTGGATATGGAAAGGCAGATGATGGAACGAAGTATTGGTTGGTGAAGAATTCATGGGGCACTTCATGGGGTGAGAATGGATACATTAGAATGCAGAGAGATGTTGATGCTAATGAAGGTCTTTGTGGCATTGCCATGGAAGCTTCCTATCCAACTGCTTGA